ttttttttttggtactctCAATCTGAAATTCTTATTCAcaactctttctcttttttttacattagctcTTTCCTAACCcactttcaatataaaaatccttttaGTCTAAAGATTTCccatcacttcatcccctgccaTTTAATCCTCTACTCATTTAATCCACTCTGTCCTTTTTATACAAGATGTGAATTGTAAAATTTATAAGAACAgcaatatttgaaatatttatttgcaCCTACATGCCAAAAAGTGTGACACATTAAATAGGCCTAAAATTTAATGTCATTAGAAGaatataaatattcaatatcTTTATAGATCGAATAAACTTAAATTGTTcagtaacattttctttttttttcctagtttTGATAGTTCTCTTTATTATTGTAGATCTCCTCTATGAGCTAAACATTATCTTGAAGAGGGGAGGGGAAACACTTTAAGAACAGGTTAAACATTTCCACAAgcagtatatttatttatatattagatgaaatgggAGCTTAAAGCCAGTGCATAACAGCACCAATACACaaaaactttaagaaaacaaaattaattgggGATTAAAAGGACTAAGGGATGAAGTGAAAGGACACCAACTTATTAAGGGGGCAGTTTGTTTTTTCACTAAAAGACTAATTCTGTCAGGTTGAAGGATTAATTCACAACCATAAACCTCTGAACCAAAGGTACGAAACTaatcttgttcttttttttttttaatttaggtgcAAGATGGCATCACTATATAGAGTTGATTAACCAAGCAGTCAAAGACTATAAGGATTGTTCAAATGAAAACTGTTCATGCTTTACTAGGTAATTAAGTGTCTAAATTggaacaaaattattttgacatataataataattatagcgtttatatagctctactttcatacttatagcatCCTCAGAGCGCTAaggttcaatctcatttgtggaccagtgggagagggggtatctgggagaatgtTCTAGGTGCTACCtgtaggtgctcagtaaacacaactctgttgagtcgggtgtcgaaccttgagctcCCTTCATGGGTagctaagttcaagcgtacttagcctctcgaccatgatTCCCagatattgcaatgttatacaTCATTCATTTTTtgcttatataatacaaaaacttgtttgatgaataataatattatatttataggtGAGCCTATGTCAAAGGAGGCTGGTGCTATAAGGCACTCAGTTACAAAATGcagattaaaaaaagacatgcATACATTTTCTACATGGTCTTAAAATTTACATTGGTTATTCTCTTGCTGGTCACTTACTAAGTTTATGCATACATTATATTGAATCCACACAtttgtaaagtattttaaaatttctcctcctaaaaataaattaaaaaaaaaaaaaaacagtgtacTCAAGGATGACTTTGCTGTTTGGATTAAAAAAGGTGGAATCACTAAAGATGATCTGAAAGCTGCCCACAGCTTTGGTGTCAACTACCAAATTCTCAGCCACAAACTGTTTAGACAAGAAGAATGCATGTTTCCATTTAGGTAAATCTACacttaaatttaaaagaatGTATTGGTTAATGCTTATAAGTTACATATCCTGTATTCTTTTTCCAtgtctggatttttttttttgccgattTAGATTAGGATTAAgtattttaaatctatatatagtttTTCTATTCTACGACCTACAAATAACACAATGACAAATCACATTTAATGTTAACTACAAAGGCCAGGAACTCATTAAATCTGGCTGGACCCTAAAAATCTAGGATGAAAATCAATTCTAATTGTTCTTAAATTGATATTCAGGGTCTCCAATTCTCTACCACCCACTCTTGCTTCAATCTGTTATAAATACAAATGGTAAATTTTACTGACACTACTGGTTAATATGTGATtttaggcctactagttaatcaaaattatttgttaaaaatatatttttaacaatatgaTTTTAAGTTAtctgattttaaataaattgtatcaaataaagtcccttctttctctcctcctAGACTGTTGACATTGctctgactctttttttttggcatatTGTTCTAATTAGTAATATCATATTTCCTTTGCACTTTagatgttaattatttttaaatttgaaataataaaaatgtgtgTTTGAAATATATTACATTTAGTGTTGGCATTAatgttgtatatatattatattaataatatttcttttgtgtgtgtgtgttttttaacTTACTTTAGTTTGGAAGTTCTACTATTCCTTGTGCCTGTGACATTTCATAGCATTTATGTGGAATTCTCATTTTCCAACAGGTGTAGCGGAGTGGAGCATTTCCTATTAGAAATTATTGATAATCTTCCTGACATGGACCTTGTTATCAATGTGAAGGATTGGCCACAAGTTTATCATCACCAGGAACCTCTTCCAGTGTTTTCTTTTAGTAAAGTGGTCAGTTACAATCAGAGATTAAATcttgttcttatcttatcttataaaatatgacttcactttaaaaaaaaaagatgttaaaaacaattaaataccccatatatatatatatatatatatatatatatatatatatatatatatatatatatatatattaagatgTAGTCTACACAATGTTTCAGGCTGATGTCAATTGGGATATCATGTATCCAGCCTGGACTTTTTGGGAAGGTGGTCCAGCAGTTTGGCCAATTTATCCAACAGGATTGGGCCGATGGGATCTGCAGAGGGATATTATAACcaggtagttaattattttgtgtggtCAGTCAAATGACTGATGAGCATATTGAAGTATTTCCTTTTCAAATGATAAACTTCAAAAAGAACTATTTAGGCCTAAATTCTCATGTATTGATTTTGGCATTATTTGGTTAAATTGTTGATGGCAACCACAGtggttttgttattttgttttacatgtttcggatgttacttcagatagaagattattacatcctagcctacACTTAAGGCAAAGgatagggtttgaaccctggaccatcaggatgacagtccagagtacttaccacatgaccaggaTGCAAAAAGTGTTTTAATGTTGTTAAAGAAAAAAGACTCCTATGCAATGCCTAGTCCCTACAGTGGCCCAACTGTAAAAGTATTTCAAGATATACAGTTGTAAAAGCCAACTGTATAGAGAaacaactaaattttttttttaaatgacccTATCTGTATGTAGCTGGTGTGTAAAATTCATGTatacaaaagcaaaaaatctcatttaaaaaagaataaataaatgttttttgcAGCTTTTTATCCATTCACTATAAAACTAATCAAATGTATTATTGAAATGATCAGATGTGTATTGTTAGTTGTATTTTAACATGTATATAGAGATAACGTAATTACCTTTTGGCATTAAATGGAAATGTGTTGAATTTAGTACCTGTAATATAAATTTATGGTTAATTTCACAGAGCTGCAGAGGCATGGCCTTGggacaaaaaggaggacaaagcaTTTTTCAGAGGTTCCAGGACCAGCTCTGAGAGGGATCCTCTTATACTTCTGTCTAGAAAAGAGCCTGCTCTTGTGGATGCTGCTTATACCAAAAATCAAGCTTGGAAGTCAAATGAGGTATCAGACCATCTTcttatatttaaacataaatcCATAAAGAATGATTTTACCTTTGAATCACAATTTTCAATTCACATGAAATAGATTTATTTAGCCAAACAAGTTATATGAATTAAACCTTGATTCTATGCTCCAGTTTCTTTACTATTTTACATCACAAGAATTTTCTGAGCTAGAATGCAGTAGTAATGGATGTCCTCACAGTTGCACTTTTGACAAAGAATCTTCTAAATCTATCCACACAAATCAAAAACACAATCTAACTTTTATATTAAGTCTTCTATGTGGCaactgcattttatttatttttgcttgtagaaattttgaaatgtatttttaattaaattttactgagtacaaagaaaaatgttaaaagtaaaaatataaatgtttgtaaattgtaaattaTCCAAAAAGAAGGTGAAGATAaaactatgttgttgtttttttctttttaaggatACATTATATCAGCCTCCAGCTTCAGAAGTCAAATTAGAAGATCATTGTAAATACAGGTACTTTTATATTCAGCATATACGTTTGAGTAATTCATAGAAACGTGATTAACTTTCAAATGACTCACTAGGATGTGTTTTTCTCTTACAGATATCTATTTAATTTTCGTGGTGTTGCTGCAAGTTTTCGACTCAAACATTTGTTTCTCTGCAACTCGACTGTATTTCATGTAGGCAATGATTGGTTGGAATTTTTCTATCCTGCACTGAAACCGTGGGTCCATTACATTCCTGTCAAGTCTGATCTCGCTAATGTTAGGTACAAACTGTTTCTAGCACTTTCAGTAAAAATACTAATATGTAATCACCATTTATCCGTATCCAATTTCATCACTAAATCCTTTGAACTTGAACCCCTACAGGAGCACCAATACACCTCCAATTATtgatctttgtaataacaaaacatttcatcattattattgcttttctcTTCCATGCTCCTGTAGCATTGTCAGTTTTGTGGACATGTTGGGGTGGGGTGGTAAATGTCAGGTTTCTATGTTGCCCTAAGGTTCTCAGATCAAATGGCTTTCTAGTTGTGTGGCATGTGCTTTAGACTTATTTTGATGAGCCTAGCTTGAAATCTTGCCGTCTGCTGgtgtcctgtgggaggtttggactagggtgtaataatcttcaattctgaaggaacatcttcACCtacttcacctatcccttagactgttggaccattggagcaccacacaagatctgtttatcgtctttctccattcctctctgtcttttgccttatatagaatttctttgaatgacaggcctg
This genomic stretch from Biomphalaria glabrata chromosome 4, xgBioGlab47.1, whole genome shotgun sequence harbors:
- the LOC106054990 gene encoding protein O-glucosyltransferase 1-like — encoded protein: MLHRSTNNLAIKYFRNVAVFVTLGFVFLTCAEVNHEKEKYTKGARWHHYIELINQAVKDYKDCSNENCSCFTSVLKDDFAVWIKKGGITKDDLKAAHSFGVNYQILSHKLFRQEECMFPFRCSGVEHFLLEIIDNLPDMDLVINVKDWPQVYHHQEPLPVFSFSKVADVNWDIMYPAWTFWEGGPAVWPIYPTGLGRWDLQRDIITRAAEAWPWDKKEDKAFFRGSRTSSERDPLILLSRKEPALVDAAYTKNQAWKSNEDTLYQPPASEVKLEDHCKYRYLFNFRGVAASFRLKHLFLCNSTVFHVGNDWLEFFYPALKPWVHYIPVKSDLANVRDLLLFAQQNQDVMKSIANRGRQFIIDHLRLEDVSCYWKQILLKYAELLKAKPVKNKSFKEIKSTL